The following are encoded together in the Terriglobales bacterium genome:
- the metK gene encoding methionine adenosyltransferase, giving the protein AEDPHSRVACETLLTTGLAFIAGEITTKAYVDFPAIVRGTVKSVGYTDASYGFDAQTCSVISSIHEQSPDIKQGVDPGGAGDQGMMFGYASNENPEYMPTAILLAHKLTMRLAEVRKSGQLEFLRPDGKSQVTVEYDGNHKPQRIDAVVVSSQHSETVDNEKLHSDILKHVIQAALPAHLLDQDTKYHINPTGRFVVGGPMGDTGLTGRKIIVDSYGGMGRHGGGCFSGKDPTKVDRSGAYVARYIAKNIVAAGLAERCEVQLAYAIGVAEPVSVLVDTFGTSDLSTGKLEELVRANFQLTPKGIIESLRLSRPIYRKTAAYGHFGRNDPDFTWEATDKAAKLREQASAATVKTGSSTPAK; this is encoded by the coding sequence ATCGTGCGCGGCACGGTGAAGTCGGTGGGCTACACCGACGCCAGCTACGGCTTCGACGCCCAGACCTGCTCGGTCATCTCTTCCATCCACGAGCAGTCGCCGGACATCAAGCAGGGTGTGGACCCGGGCGGCGCCGGCGACCAGGGCATGATGTTCGGCTACGCCTCGAACGAGAATCCCGAGTACATGCCCACGGCCATCCTGCTGGCGCACAAGCTGACCATGCGGCTGGCGGAAGTGCGCAAGAGCGGCCAACTCGAGTTCCTGCGGCCGGACGGAAAATCGCAGGTCACCGTGGAATACGACGGCAATCACAAGCCGCAGCGCATCGACGCCGTGGTCGTCTCCAGCCAGCACTCGGAGACCGTGGACAACGAGAAGCTGCACTCCGACATCCTCAAGCACGTCATCCAGGCCGCCCTTCCCGCGCACCTGCTCGATCAGGACACCAAGTACCACATCAATCCCACCGGACGTTTCGTAGTCGGCGGACCCATGGGCGACACCGGGCTCACCGGGCGCAAGATCATCGTGGACAGCTACGGCGGCATGGGCCGCCACGGCGGCGGTTGCTTCAGTGGCAAGGACCCGACCAAGGTGGACCGCTCCGGCGCCTACGTGGCGCGCTACATCGCCAAGAACATCGTTGCAGCCGGACTGGCGGAGCGCTGCGAAGTGCAGCTTGCTTATGCCATCGGCGTGGCTGAGCCGGTGAGCGTCCTGGTGGATACGTTCGGTACCAGCGACCTTTCCACCGGAAAGCTGGAAGAACTGGTGCGCGCGAACTTCCAGCTCACGCCCAAGGGGATCATCGAATCGCTGCGACTGAGCCGGCCCATCTACCGCAAGACCGCGGCCTACGGCCACTTCGGGCGCAACGACCCAGACTTTACCTGGGAGGCGACCGACAAAGCGGCCAAGCTGCGCGAGCAGGCTAGCGCCGCGACGGTCAAGACGGGATCCAGCACACCGGCCAAGTAA